Proteins encoded in a region of the Augochlora pura isolate Apur16 chromosome 4, APUR_v2.2.1, whole genome shotgun sequence genome:
- the LOC144468397 gene encoding dynein regulatory complex subunit 7, which translates to MSNNHEEAKFSSSESETTFTGTNAEHDTDKLSENIISFTEISPGLIKEAQQELGMIKLCWPEPDLREDVYLRTLPRSYNTVSDKEKVLAWYAENFRRQFHMKYPDRKPLLLVCENECGMQKFVSTTIRRSTLPYPELYTWQGCGKFVSDYIDYVPLDKPFSIVSSHKHITRSNNVLFLS; encoded by the exons ATGTCCAACAACCATGAAGAAGCTAAATTTAGTAGTTCCGAGAGTGAAACAACTTTCACAGGGACGAACGCAGAACATGACACTGATAAATTGTCCGAAAACATTATCAGTTTTACCGAAATTTCACCTGGACTCATAAAAGAAGCACAACAAGAACTTGGTATGATTAAACTGTGCTGGCCGGAACCTGACTTGAGAGAAGATGTTTACCTGAGAACGCTTCCACGCAGTTACAATACTGTCAGCGATAAGGAGAAGGTGCTCGCGTGGTACGCCGAAAACTTTCGACGACAATTTCACATGAAATATCCGGATCGAAAGCCGCTTCTGCTCGTGTGCGAGAATGAGTGCGGCATGCAA aAATTTGTGTCTACGACTATCAGACGAAGTACGCTGCCGTATCCAGAACTGTACACATGGCAGGGGTGCGGAAAATTCGTCAGCGACTATATCGACTACGTGCCGCTGGACAAGCCATTCAGCATAGTGAGTAGTCACAAACATATTACTCGATCGAACAATGTCTTGTTTCTTTCGTAA